In the genome of Solibacillus silvestris, one region contains:
- a CDS encoding histone deacetylase: MKKAVFIYSPEQLTYKFSDTHPFNHKRLHLTIDLLKNIGALQDEDIVPARIATDEEIALAHDLQYIEIVKKAGHGELTAQQGEPYGIGTEDTPIFKNMHEASALLVGGTLQAVDQVLQGKAQHALNLGGGLHHGFRGKASGFCIYNDSSVAIKYIQEKYGLRVLYVDTDAHHGDGVQWSFYDDPNVCTLSIHETGRYLFPGTGNITERGNGEGYGTSFNFPIDAFTEDESFLEIYEQSMREVFEFFKPDVVLTQNGADAHYFDPLTHLYGTMNIYKEIPKLAHKLAHEYCGGRWIAVGGGGYDIWRVVPRAWSHIWTEMTDQPAPTGPLPQQWLDKWQSESPVPLIPTWNDPHPLYDPIPRKAEIEEKNIRMLEKALHIIRTEKNRS; the protein is encoded by the coding sequence ATGAAAAAAGCTGTATTTATTTATTCACCAGAACAACTCACTTACAAATTTTCGGACACACACCCGTTTAACCATAAGCGATTACACTTAACGATAGATTTACTGAAAAATATTGGTGCACTTCAAGATGAGGATATTGTCCCTGCTCGAATTGCAACAGATGAAGAAATTGCGCTGGCTCATGATTTGCAGTATATAGAGATCGTAAAAAAGGCAGGCCATGGCGAGTTAACTGCCCAGCAAGGGGAACCATATGGTATTGGAACAGAAGATACCCCCATTTTTAAAAATATGCACGAAGCAAGCGCACTTTTAGTTGGCGGTACATTACAGGCTGTCGACCAGGTACTGCAGGGAAAAGCTCAGCATGCATTAAACTTGGGCGGTGGTCTCCATCACGGTTTCCGCGGAAAAGCATCCGGTTTTTGCATTTATAATGATAGCAGTGTAGCGATAAAATATATCCAGGAAAAGTACGGACTGCGTGTTTTATATGTAGATACTGATGCCCATCATGGAGACGGCGTTCAATGGTCCTTTTATGATGACCCGAATGTATGTACATTATCGATCCATGAGACCGGCCGCTATTTATTTCCGGGTACAGGCAATATAACAGAGCGCGGAAATGGTGAAGGTTACGGGACTTCTTTTAACTTCCCGATTGATGCATTTACGGAAGATGAGAGCTTTTTGGAAATTTACGAGCAGTCAATGCGGGAAGTATTTGAATTTTTCAAACCGGATGTCGTTTTGACACAAAATGGTGCAGATGCACATTATTTTGATCCGCTCACACATTTGTACGGCACAATGAATATTTATAAAGAAATACCGAAGCTTGCCCATAAATTGGCACATGAATATTGTGGCGGACGCTGGATTGCAGTTGGTGGCGGAGGCTATGATATTTGGCGGGTCGTCCCACGAGCATGGTCACATATTTGGACGGAGATGACCGATCAGCCTGCTCCGACTGGACCGTTGCCACAGCAATGGCTTGATAAATGGCAATCGGAATCACCTGTTCCGCTAATCCCGACATGGAATGATCCTCATCCTTTATATGATCCTATTCCGCGCAAAGCAGAAATTGAGGAAAAAAATATACGAATGCTTGAAAAAGCACTACATATTATTCGTACAGAAAAAAACCGTTCATAA